The Pimelobacter simplex genomic sequence GATCACCTCGGCCTCGCTCAAGGAGAGCCACCCGCACGACATCGAGATGACCGTCGAGGCGCCGAACTACCACCACTCGTGAGCGTGACGATCCGGCCCTTCGTCGCCGACGACTGGCCGGCCGTCGCGGCCATCATCGACGAGGTCCTCACCGCCGGTGAGACCTACGCGATGCCCCCGCTCGACGACGCCGCCGCGCGCTCGTTCTGGCTGGACCAGCCCGGCGCGGTCGCGGTCGCCGAGGTCGACGGCGTCGTCGTCGGCACCGCCAAGATGGGCCCCAACCGGCCCGCCCAGGGCAGCCACATCGGCACCGCGTCGTTCATGGTCGGCACCGCCGCCCGCGGCCACGGCATCGGCCGGGCGCTCGGCGAGCACGTCCTCGCCTGGCACCGC encodes the following:
- a CDS encoding GNAT family N-acetyltransferase, with the protein product MTIRPFVADDWPAVAAIIDEVLTAGETYAMPPLDDAAARSFWLDQPGAVAVAEVDGVVVGTAKMGPNRPAQGSHIGTASFMVGTAARGHGIGRALGEHVLAWHRAEGFAGIQFNAVVATNTVAVALWRSLGFEVIGTVPGAFRRPDGSFAGLHVMYLDLSR